One genomic window of Cyprinus carpio isolate SPL01 chromosome B8, ASM1834038v1, whole genome shotgun sequence includes the following:
- the LOC109089071 gene encoding peptidyl-prolyl cis-trans isomerase H isoform X2 → MKIELFADIVPKTAENFRQFCTGEFKKDGVPVGYKGCTFHRVIKDFMIQGGDFVNGDGTGICSIYRGPFADENFRTKHSGPGLLSMANSGPGTNGCQFFITCTKCDWLDGKHVVFGKVVDGLLVMRKIENVPTGPNNKPKLPIVIAQCGEM, encoded by the exons ATGAAGATAGAGCTTTTTGCAGACATTGTTCCGAAGACTGCGGAAAATTTTCG GCAGTTCTGTACTGGTGAATTCAA GAAGGACGGTGTTCCTGTAGGCTATAAAGGCTGCACATTTCATCG GGTGATAAAGGACTTCATGATTCAGGGTGGTGATTTTGTCAAT GGGGATGGCACTGGGATCTGCAGTATCTACAGGGGGCCGTTTGCAGATGAGAACTTCAGAACGAAACACTCTGGCCCAGGACTCTTGTCAATG GCAAACAGTGGACCGGGAACAAACGGCTGCCAGTTTTTTATTACATGCACAAAGTGCGACTGGTTGGATGGGAAGCATGTGGTATTTG GAAAAGTGGTGGATGGTTTGCTTGTTATGAGAAAAATTGAG AATGTACCAACAGGACCCAACAACAAGCCTAAGCTGCCCATTGTCATTGCCCAGTGTGGAGAAATGTGA